The following coding sequences are from one Canis lupus baileyi chromosome 23, mCanLup2.hap1, whole genome shotgun sequence window:
- the LOC140615430 gene encoding olfactory receptor 2D3-like: MGTENRTYLTEFILLGLSSDWQIQILLFVVFLIIYLLTLFGNLIIIVLIHIDSRLHTPMYFFLKNLSFTDLCFSTTIIPQMLFHLLVKRKTISFAGCSIQMIFFLVAGCTESSLLAVMSYDRYVAVCKPLHYFTLMTQKVCVQLTIGSWATGIFVSLVDTTFTLCLSYHGQNIINHYFCEPPALLKLASEETYRAEMAIFAMGVVIILGPVSLILFSYWNIISTVIQIQSGEGRLKVFSTCGSHLIVVVFFYGSTIFTYMRPNSKKINEGDKVISVFYSVITSMMNPFIYSLRNKDVKKAFRKVFGR; the protein is encoded by the coding sequence ATGGGCACAGAAAACCGAACTTATCTGACTGAATTTATTTTGCTGGGCCTTTCTTCAGATTGGCAGATCCAGATCCTACTGTTTGTGGTGTTTCTCATCATCTACCTACTAACTCTGTTTGGGAATCTTATCATCATAGTGCTAATTCATATTGACTCTCGACTTCATACACCAATGTACTTCTTCCTTAAAAACCTGTCATTTACTGATCTCTGCTTCTCTACAACGATCATCCCCCAGATGTTATTCCATTTGCTGGTAAAAAGAAAGACCATTTCCTTTGCTGGATGTTCaattcagatgatttttttcctagtaGCTGGGTGTACAGAAAGTTCCCTCCTAGCAGTGATGTCCTATGATCGCTATGTGGCTGTCTGCAAGCCCCTTCACTACTTCACCCTCATGACCCAGAAGGTGTGTGTACAGCTGACCATAGGGTCCTGGGCCACTGGAATATTTGTGTCTCTAGTAGACACAACATTTACTTTATGTCTCTCATACCATGGGCAGAACATaattaatcattatttttgtgAACCTCCTGCACTCTTGAAGTTGGCTTCAGAAGAAACCTACAGAGCTGAGATGGCCATCTTTGCCATGGGTGTAGTAATTATCCTTGGTCCTGTCTCCCTCATACTTTTCTCCTATTGGAATATTATCTCTACTGTGATTCAGATACAGTCAGGTGAGGGGAGGCTCAAGGTCTTTTCTACCTGTGGTTCTCATCTCATCGTTGTTGTCTTCTTCTATGGCTCAACAATATTTACCTACATGCGTCCAAattccaagaaaataaatgaaggggaTAAGGTGATCTCTGTGTTCTATTCAGTCATAACATCCATGATGAACCCATTCATTTATAGCCTGAGAAACAAGGATGTGAAGAAGGCATTTAGGAAAGTATTTGGAAGATAG